A region of Plectropomus leopardus isolate mb chromosome 16, YSFRI_Pleo_2.0, whole genome shotgun sequence DNA encodes the following proteins:
- the ylpm1 gene encoding YLP motif-containing protein 1 isoform X3 has protein sequence MYPSWGSYGAPQSQNYGGSGPRKPPGGGLTGTTPVFGGFEASSSSSSSSSGGSMFSSLQEQHLQQMQQLQMLHQKQLQSVLHHGSNDNTYGGGHSGGYSGSSWHSEGGGGTPQSYYMQEETPAPPNRGPPAPLAGQPQLLPVPPPPKPNDSQPVPPPPEPPATKPAENNSAPKPKEAVKKESSTAEEDSSLPLQEQQQLWYKQHLKNLQKLKQERAKQNQKSGDGPVPPPAKGQGTHPPSSEQSKGAPPPPPPKDEPPVPPPPPEDAKPEVPKDPEEAARLQQLQAAAAQWQKVQQQRAGLQYQALMQQHEKLQQVLEQYQQLIQQPANLQAMSTDMQLRHYEMQQQQFTPLFADWNRTFALWHEQFQTYPHKDQLQDYERQWKQWQEQMNATNAHLQERVATLTAMAPFPTNQYSSGMMGQYGQYPGQDMQQQSANPGMQNSPIAVGPNSQGPRPTGFGPASEPTAAPLLRGPGPAGIGVRPPGPPTIQPPSINNVRGPRPAGPSGNNARFDQPQQRFDGPSRFNQPQQRFDGPSRFDQPRQRFDGPPRFDQPRQRFDGPPRFDQPRFGGQPRFEQTPRVTAPQPLLERPPVPQQKQQQAPQPKPQPAPKQPASMDSKTPGKLAGQPQSVNEKSESEPRNKANADDMTDDNLLGAEGFFVPDDPIPQTSQTSTKSEESDSKNASKGSEKPKPANGKPSVTASSTVVSKNSAPQTPIKPDGPLTNNKPPVLPKPTGIQQEPQESDRLQSRLDPPRLPPGRGRGQPPVPVQMLGRGRGQRGCEDFRGPKTMPHGEDMGEMSYDYMPSEENMEMPEEQEEYHWQDPSYEECGGEESELPSEDIWMPDGHHYSAEEEYYEEPMGGPPMRGGPHMMRGGHFMGRGGPPMGRGGPPMGRGLPMGRGGPPMGRGGPPMVRGGPPMGRGGPPMGRGGPPMGRGGPPMGRGGPPMGRGGPPMGRGGPPMGRGGPPMGRGGPPMGRGGHPMGRGEPMDRHWEEESEEYSEEGDPYWAERRPPMRGMRPPFPPGRGRPPPGHPGFMHPGRGRPPHPAHGPMDHESLGHGMDMDDSEMDPEGYHGHDPHGHPMHPDAGRGRRRVPPPSHEMMDAMEEYDEGMERESEWQPPHGRGRPLPPHEMMDAGGMRRRPMGRGMARGMWRPGPTHEEYEERHNEGFVEDYGHGEEGYRWRPPRDYPPDDYRHEAKYYESEWDSERPPPERDYPPRMPPPEPYRDGHWPEERERGRPYPYDEHDRGRGELRIREYRDETPYRQEEPPYPPPAPTSEWDRPERGYPADYEDHRARYEERKDEPPLDIRSSLPTAAPVTSAPGSTVDPTLQGTSGANVLALSQRQHEIILKAAQELKLIREMQEGKTAGTEPQPAPPDILSELPAGLLGLEIPQDIRNVLKGMSAAAKTAVTDPVSWDTAPPATDYQSSLSASTTSFIPKTVDYGHGHEPGTTVERISYGERIVLRPDPVPSDRGYEKEPLGHRDPYSRDPYYDRRSDPYMERRDYSRERELYREKPEYERERYERERYPPRERDDRSPLAPHSRSGYRERERDLRERDRSDSRDRDDYGRPGYERHPYERTSLDRSLPERYGHGSSPYVDRRSYPDDRGPPTAPPLPPPPQPPPRVEKKPEIKNIDDILKPPGRSSRPERIVIIMRGLPGSGKSHVAKLIRDKEVDCGGAPPRVLVLDDYFMTEVEKTEKDPDTGRRVKTKVLEYEYEPEMEDTYRNSMLKTFKKTLDDGFFPFIILDTINDRVKHFDQFWSAAKTKGFEVYLAEITADTQTCAKRNVHGRTLKDIMRMSNNWEPSPRHMVRLDVRSLLQDAAIEEVEMEDFNPDDEPQEPKREEEEEGDLSDL, from the exons atgtatcCCTCCTGGGGAAGTTATGGGGCACCCCAGTCGCAAAACTATGGAGGGAGTGGGCCCCGTAAACCACCTGGTGGTGGCCTTACCGGGACGACACCGGTGTTCGGTGGCTTCgaggcctcctcctcctcctcctcctcttcctccggTGGCTCCATGTTCTCCAGTCTCCAGGAGCAACACCtccagcagatgcagcagctgcagatgctgcaccagAAACAGCTCCAGTCTGTGTTACATCACGGCAGCAATGATAACACGTACGGTGGCGGACACTCAGGTGGATATTCGGGGTCATCGTGGCACTCAGAAGGAGGAGGGGGTACACCTCAGTCGTATTATATGCAAGAGGAGACACCTGCACCACCGAACAgaggtcctcctgctcctctggCGGGTCAGCCTCAGCTCCTCCCCGTCCCACCGCCACCCAAGCCCAACGACTCTCAGCcggttcctcctcctccagagcCCCCTGCAACCAAACCAGCGGAGAACAACAGTGCTCCCAAACCCAAAGAGGCCGTCAAGAAAGAGTCGTCCACGGCAGAGGAGGACAGCTCCTTACCTCTGCAG GAGCAACAGCAACTTTGGTACAAACAACATCTTAAAAATCTACAGAAGTTAAAGCAAGAGAGAGCCAAACAGAATCAGAAGAGTGGTGATGGTCCTGTGCCGCCACCAGCCAAGGGCCAAGGAACTCATCCTCCTTCATCAGAACAGTCAAAAGGGGcacctcctccaccccctccaAAAGACGAACCGCCAgtaccacctcctcctcctgaagATGCAAAG CCTGAGGTCCCAAAAGACCCAGAGGAGGCTGCCCGACTCCAACAGCTACAGGCTGCAGCAGCGCAGTGGCAAAAGGTACAACAGCAGAGAGCAGGCTTACAATACCAAGCTCTTATGCAACAGCACGAAAAGCTTCAGCAGGTCCTGGAACAGTACCAACAGCTGATTCAGCAACCTGCAAACCTACAG GCAATGTCTACTGACATGCAACTGAGGCACTATGAAATGCAACAGCAGCAGTTCACCCCTTTATTTGCGGACTGGAATCGCACCTTCGCCCTGTGGCATGAGCAGTTCCAGACCTATCCCCACAAAGACCAACTGCAGGACTATGAGCGCCAGTGGAAGCAGTGGCAGGAGCAGATGAATGCCACCAATGCCCACCTTCAAGAGAGAGTGGCCACTCTCACTGCCATGGCACCATTCCCCACAAACCAGTATAGTAGTGGAATGATGGGACAGTATGGCCAGTACCCAGGACAAGACATGCAGCAGCAGTCAGCAAACCCGGGTATGCAGAATTCCCCAATTGCTGTTGGTCCCAATTCTCAAGGTCCACGGCCCACTGGCTTTGGGCCAGCTTCAGAACCAACTGCTGCTCCCCTTTTGAGAGGACCCGGCCCTGCTGGCATTGGAGTCAGACCCCCAGGTCCCCCAACCATTCAGCCACCAAGCATCAACAATGTCAGAGGTCCACG TCCTGCTGGTCCCAGCGGAAACAACGCTAGATTTGACCAGCCACAGCAGCGCTTTGATGGACCCTCAAGGTTTAACCAACCACAGCAGCGTTTTGATGGCCCCTCTCGATTTGACCAGCCAAGGCAACGGTTTGATGGTCCTCCCAGATTTGACCAACCACGGCAGCGCTTTGATGGTCCCCCCAGATTTGATCAACCTCGATTTGGGGGGCAGCCCAGGTTTGAACAGACCCCAAGAGTCACTGCCCCCCAACCTCTTCTTGAACGCCCACCTGTGCCccagcaaaaacaacagcaagctCCCCAACCTAAGCCACAACCAGCTCCTAAACAACCAGCCAGTATGGATTCAAAGACTCCTGGAAAGTTAGCCGGGCAGCCACAGtctgtaaatgaaaaaagtgaatCAGAACCACGCAATAAGGCCAATGCTGATGACATGACAGATGACAACTTGCTTGGAGCTGAGGGCTTTTTTGTCCCAGATGACCCCATTCCTCAGACAtcacaaacaagcacaaagtCTGAAGAATCAGATAGCAAGAATGCTTCTAAAGGTAGTGAAAAGCCAAAACCTGCAAATGGCAAGCCTTCCGTAACTGCTTCCTCTACTGTGGTATCAAAAAATAGTGCTCCACAAACTCCCATCAAACCAGATGGACCATTGACAAACAACAAACCCCCAGTTCTTCCAAAGCCGACTGGAATCCAACAGGAACCACAAGAGTCAGACCGTTTACAGTCAAGACTAGATCCTCCAAGGCTTCCCCCAGGGAGGGGGCGAGGCCAGCCCCCAGTACCTGTCCAAATGCTTGGACGAGGGCGTGGGCAGAGGGGCTGTGAAGATTTCAGGGGACCAAAAACCATGCCCCATGGGGAGGATATGGGAGAAATGTCTTACGACTACATGCCGTCTGAAGAGAACATGGAGATGCCAGAAGAGCAGGAAGAGTATCACTGGCAAGATCCTTCATACGAGGAGTGTGGTGGTGAGGAATCGGAGTTGCCATCCGAAGACATATGGATGCCAGACGGACATCACTATTCAGCAGAGGAAGAGTATTATGAAGAGCCTATGGGAGGACCCCCTATGAGAGGAGGGCCACATATGATGAGAGGAGGGCACTTTATGGGAAGAGGAGGACCACCTATGGGTAGAGGTGGTCCTCCTATGGGAAGAGGTTTACCTATGGGTAGAGGCGGACCCCCTATGGGGAGAGGAGGGCCACCTATGGTTAGAGGCGGACCACCTATGGGTAGAGGGGGTCCACCTATGGGTAGAGGAGGACCTCCCATGGGTAGAGGGGGACCTCCCATGGGAAGAGGGGGACCTCCCATGGGAAGAGGGGGACCCCCTATGGGTAGGGGAGGACCCCCAATGGGAAGAGGAGGCCCCCCTATGGGTAGAGGAGGGCCACCTATGGGTAGAGGTGGACATCCCATGGGTAGAGGAGAGCCAATGGACAGACACTGGGAAGAAGAGTCAGAGGAGTACTCAGAAGAAGGGGATCCTTACTGGGCAGAAAGGAGACCTCCAATGAGAGGCATGAGACCCCCATTTCCACCTGGTCGGGGTCGTCCTCCTCCTGGTCATCCTGGTTTCATGCACCCAGGACGAGGACGCCCCCCTCACCCAGCACATGGGCCGATGGATCACGAGTCATTAGGTCATGGAATGGACATGGATGATAGCGAAATGGATCCAGAAGGGTACCATGGACATGACCCTCATGGCCATCCGATGCATCCTGATGCAGGAAGAGGCAGGCGTCGTGTACCCCCACCGTCTCACGAAATGATGGATGCCATGGAGGAGTACGATGAGGGTATGGAGAGAGAATCAGAGTGGCAACCGCCACATGGCAGAGGCCGTCCTTTGCCTCCACATGAGATGATGGATGCGGGAGGAATGAGGCGGAGACCTATGGGTCGAGGGATGGCAAGAGGCATGTGGCGGCCAGGTCCAACACATGAGGAATATGAAGAAAGACATAATGAGGGTTTTGTAGAGGATTATGGTCATGGCGAAGAAGGGTATCGCTGGCGGCCACCAAGGGACTATCCTCCTGATGACTATCGACATGAGGCAAAGTACTATGAGTCAGAATGGGACAGTGAGCGTCCTCCTCCTGAGAGGGACTATCCTCCCCGTATGCCGCCACCTGAGCCCTACAGAGATGGCCATTGGccagaggaaagagaaagaggtcGCCCATATCCTTATGATGAGCATGACAGGGGAAGAGGAGAACTTAGAATTCGTGAGTATAGAGATGAGACACCGTACCGGCAGGAAGAACCACCATACCCACCACCAGCACCAACGTCAGAATGGGATAGGCCAGAGAGAGGGTATCCTGCTGACTATGAGGATCACAGAGCTCGATATGAAGAGCGCAAAGATGAGCCTCCTTTGGATATACGTTCATCTCTACCAACTGCTGCACCTGTCACGAGTGCACCAGGGAGCACAGTTGATCCGACATTGCAAGGAACAAGTGGAGCAAATGTACTTGCTCTCTCCCAGCGTCAGCACGAGATCATCTTGAAAGCTGCTCAAGAGCTTAAACTTATAAG GGAAATGCAGGAGGGGAAGACAGCTGGCACTGAACCTCAGCCTGCACCACCTGACATCCTGTCTGAGCTTCCTGCTGGGCTTCTTGGTCTGGAGATCCCACAAGACATCAGGAATGTCCTGAAG GGCATGTCTGCAGCGGCAAAGACAGCTGTAACCGATCCAGTGTCTTGGGATACTGCGCCTCCTGCCACAGATTACCAGTCATCTCTCTCTGCATCAACAACTTCATTTATTCCAAAGACAGTGGATTATGGGCATGGGCATG AGCCTGGAACCACCGTTGAGCGGATCTCTTATGGTGAGAGAATAGTGTTGAGACCTGACCCAGTGCCATCAGACAGGGGCTATGAAAAAG AACCTCTTGGTCACAGAGATCCTTATAGCCGAGACCCATATTACGATAGACGATCAGACCCATACATGGAACGACGGGATtacagcagagagagggaaCTGTACAGAGAAAAGCCTGAatatgaaagagagagatatgAGAGGGAGCGCTATCCCCCACGAGAGAGAGATGACAG ATCTCCACTGGCACCTCATTCACGGTCAGGAtacagggagagagagcgggaTCTTCGAGAGAGGGACCGAAGTGACAGTCGGGACCGAGACGATTATGGAAGGCCTGGCTACGAGCGACATCCATACGAGCGCACCTCCCTTGACCGCAGTCTGCCTGAGCGTTACGGCCACGGCTCCTCACCTTAcg TAGACAGAAGAAGTTATCCAGACGACCGAGGGCCTCCCACtgcaccacccctcccacctccACCACAGCCTCCCCCACGAGTCGAGAAGaagccagaaataaaaaatattgacgATATCCTCAAACCACCTGGCAGATCATCTCGACCTGAAAGG ATTGTCATCATCATGAGGGGGCTTCCAGGAAGTGGAAAAAGCCATGTTGCAAAGCTCATACGG GATAAGGAAGTTGATTGTGGCGGCGCACCTCCAAGAGTTCTTGTTTTGGATGACTATTTCATGACGGAGGTtgagaaaactgagaaagaTCCGGACACGGGGAGAAGAGTCAAAACCAAG GTTCTTGAGTACGAGTATGAGCCAGAGATGGAGGATACCTACCGTAACAGCATGCTGAAAACATTCAAGAAAACTCTGGATGACGGCTTTTTCCCCTTTATCATTTTGGACACTATAAACGACAGGGTTAAACATTTTGATCAGTTCTGGAGCGCAGCGAAAACAAAAGGTTTTGAG GTGTATCTTGCTGAGATCACTGCAGACACTCAGACTTGTGCGAAGAGAAACGTCCATGGGCGCACACTAAAGGATATAATGAGG ATGTCCAACAACTGGGAGCCTTCGCCACGTCACATGGTGCGCTTGGATGTCCGCTCCCTGCTTCAGGATGCTGCTATAGAGGAG GTTGAAATGGAAGACTTCAATCCCGATGACGAGCCCCAGGAGccaaagagagaggaggaagaagagggtgATCTG